CGTAAATAATCgcgaaaataaatataaacagtGCATTTCCTTCGGATAAAAAGTTATATAAAGTTTCTAAACAGTGTGATTTAGAGGTGGAAGTGTTATCTCAGTACAAATagtgaaaataaagaaattattgcAAATAATCAGCTGGAGAGTGATAAAACCTTAAAACGGCATAAATCTACAGTTATTTGTCGAATACAAGTGTTTAAATAGCAGCTAAAAGTCTAACGAATACAACTATTGTGAAGTTTGTGATAACAAACGCgatataaaaaaataggatGACAAAATAGGatcacaataaaattataattgtcATCATAAAGTAACGGTTGTAGTGTAAAAGTACTGCTACGccaacttttgatatatttgAACGTCACCTGTCTGTACTAAGTAGTGCCATCTACAACATAGTGACTGCACTAACTAGTAAATCGTGTAGCGTGAGTTTCGTTAACAACGtcgtaataattaagtataccgCGAGGTGTCGCTAGCTGGATCATAGCTTGTATAAACATGGGTTCGGACTTAGAAAAAATTCTACATGAACTAAGAATTAAAATTAGAAGCGATATGAATATTACTCTTACCAACCAGGAGGAAAGAATCACCTCAAAAATAAATGAGAATATAGACCAAAAATTTATTCTTATTCAGAAAGAAATTGAAACAGTTAAGCAAACAAATGAAAATCATGAGAAGAGGATTGCACTAATGGAAAAACAGATAAGAGCAagaaatgttatattttttggGATAGAAGAGGGAGAAAAATCATATGAAGGCTTGGAATGTAAAGTTTTAAGTACTATCAATAATATGGGGATAAAATATGATAAGAATGACCTAGAAATGGTTAGACGAATGGGAAAACCAACGGAAGGTAAAATAAGGCCTATTAATATCACGTTTACAACGTATGGAAAGAAAATAGctattcttaaaaataaaagtaagctCAAAAACACCAACATTTACGTAAAAGAGGATTTCCCGCCCCATGTTTTAGAAGTAAGAAAGTCTTTGCAAGAACAGGTGCAGAAGGAGAGGAGTGAAGGGAAGATGGCATACCTAAAATAcgacaaaataataatagcaGGGGGCGGCAGCAGCAGCAAAAAAGTAGAGGGCTCTAGGAAAAATCAACAGTCTAAAAAGAGAGAGCTTGAAAGTTCGCCGCCCCAGCCAGACGGAAACCCCTCTACCAGCTCTGAATCAACAACTAAGCACAGGacagcaaaaaaaaataaaacaacattggGAGGACAGAGCTGCTTAACAAACTTTGTTCAAAGAAGGGAAGGTATCTCTCAAACACCCTCGATCGCTTCAAATGACCTGAATGAATAGCAATCAGCGAAACCCTCACACGCAAGCCACGACTTTAACAACCTACAAACAACTACAAACGCACTAAACTATCTTAATAACCACTGTAAACTCCCACGACGGCTGGTCACCGAGGGAGTTAGCGACTACCACCCCCCTGAACTTCAGAATATACGTAACAAAAACAAAGGAAATTTACTCAAACATTTTAACCTGGAAGATAAAGGGGGAGGCCTTTGCTcgcgtttgggatgacctctgaaaaattagattattttagattattttagattagataattagagttagatatacctaataagcaataatatatatatataaaaaaccagaaaaaaagaagtatataaggaaaaaaaaaaagatgtttattaaaaaaacatatatatatattaaagaaaaacaaaaaaatttagaggtaggcttataaaaaaaaaaaaaaaaaaaaaaaaaaaaaaaaaaaaaaaaaaaaaaaaaaaaaaaaaaaaaaaaagtatttacaggtcaaatccacgctcttttatcattcagataatcttcaattgtgtaatacgcttttttcaggagcatatttttaatagatttttttaacttgtgtaaaggcaagtccaaaatagtttgcgggattttgttataaaacttacagccctttcacacggcgtccagttttttgcaggatcccgttttctgcaggatcccgtttgatggtgAATGTGTTTATATACTAGCAAacatcccgcatgcgggatgctcgtgTGAACGCTGCAGAAAAcaggatcctgcaaaaaactgccgtgtgaaaggggcgtTACTTATCTTCCtaccatattttttttgtaatcgaATTTGTATATCAAGCAGCGTTACTTAACGCTCAGTAATTGGATGGATGACCGACTCTCTTATTTAGagttctataatataaatagtacgcgacaggtcgagaaggcaatcaAGCTAAGTGGCGGGGgtacgcctcgcacacccgcacccgcacccgcgctcgtccgcaccgggttagcgtgggggctgtgcgggtgtgcggaacgttccctcctcgattgccatctcgacctgacgcggACAATGCCTCAAGGTTGCCTTTTGGGTTAGGATTTTTTCTTCTACCAACATCAATTTGTTTAAATAAGAATAGTAGCCacgttaattgctgactaatttcccctccaattaagcgtaaagtttgtgctaggagtaggtacgacaatagtgcaacgagtgggatttgaaccggtgacTTTTCGATtctcagtccgctcctttaccgttgagctatcgaggctctgaaTAATGATAGTCTTAATATGATGCGATTTTTTATACTAACTTACTGTTTCTTTTGTCAACAGAAATACGCCCTAGCATCCATTCTGGCGATGCTGTGTATAGCAGCTCTGATACAGGAGTCGAACGCCCGACCCCCCTGGCTGTCGCCTGGCAGTGGTATCTTCACTGAGTCAGCGGAGTGCCATACTGATGTAAGTCAATCTTTACCCCAACACTTTCTGCGTAGTAACTAATCCCCATTGCTGTCAGTCGTGATCCCTTCCATTGATCATAGTTGGGTTATTCCCGTTAAGTCACAGCCCcgtgagtaacactgtgactccacgggattttttttagaatttttgtcccgttgagtaacactgtgactcaaTGGGAATTTTATGAAATTGTTTTCCCGTTGAGTCCCACATACATATTGCGTGTGTAACAGTCGATCACTTTAGAACTTTattaaaactaggtacttatttaatttttaatttttttacaggaTGAACTTCTCGACCTCTGCCAAAGATGTGCCAAGCTCACGAAATCTAGATTGGCATATCCAGCCTGCTGTTCCACAGACTTGCAAGCTAGAAAGTGGTGTTCAGACTATGTCTACTTTGGTAGGGGGGCGTATGACTTCTATCTTATTTGAGGCTCGAAAAAGGGGGGACTTTAACTTGGAACCTCAAGTGGTAGCTATTAATTTGCAATANNNNNNNNNNNNNNNNNNNNNNNNNNNNNNNNNNNNNNNNNNNNNNNNNNNNNNNNNNNNNNNNNNNNNNNNNNNNNNNNNNNNNNNNNNNNNNNNNNNNNNNNNNNNNNNNNNNNNNNNNNNNNNNNNNNNNNNNNNNNNNNNNNNNNNNNNNNNNNNNNNNNNNNNNNNNNNNNNNNNNNNNNNNNNNNNNNNNNNNNTTACCTAGGTATATTGTccattcatcgtaacttgacgcgtgagtaaCATGTTGgcccattgcaaatcacacaataataaaccctaagctctaaggaataaagaaacagagcaatggtgccaacatgttactcacgcgtcaagttacaaTGAACGgactatagtaggtactaccacttttataactTGCGTCGGCaattcgtttgcgcagaaaagcgcaGCCTAACGTCAACTAACACTGAATGTCGGTacccaatgaaatacagaccttattgcttgacgctAAGATTCTAAACAtaagaacaacagagactcaCCATCTGGCTCATGATTCGtgcgtacaaaacatggcgcgtatGCAACTACCAATAGCTGACGGACGCGTGCTATGACTGGCTAAGATGTTCCGctgcattcaaaaataagatttctgcgcaggtacatctaGTAACTTACGAGTggtagtacctactgtactCTTTGGGCTTGCGAGACGGTCAAGCGAATTGATGGCAAGCCagtagttttgttttgcttgcTCAAGCAGCTTCATACGCCCGTCAAGTAACTTGAGCCAGCAAAAGGTTCTTTCTCACTTGTCGAGCTCTGTCCGAACGTAGCAAAAATATCAAACACGTAAATGCAAGCATCATGCAAACATTAAAAACATTCAacatgcttgactcaagcaaaaatctacatATGCTTGCCATCAAGCCGTTTGATCGCCTCAGAAGCCatttacagtacacggccgaaagtgatgaacatgaCAGATAAGGTTGGTAGAgcggtctctgtcactcatacccatatgacgttttgtcggtctcaacgaccaggacagtgctctacaattaatctgctatctccaaaagatcgatgttcatcagtTTTGGCCGCGTACGGTACATGTCACCAATGGCACATTTCAATCCGCCTGTAGACAGTTTATCCGGCAAGGTTGACGACATTCTTCAGAATGCCTTCAGTGTTCCTGTACTTAGTTCCGTTGAGCCCCCGTCCGAAGGGGTAGTCGGGCGCGGTCTGCAGGAAGTACACGCCGGTGTCGCCGGGCTTGGATGGGGAGCCCATATAACTGAAAGCACAAACATTTGTAAGTTGGTAACCATGTTCAGCTAACTAATAGGAGATGAAGTGGAAAAAGTCACCAAGTAAAAACCACtaccataaaaattataaaaatactagcttatgctcgcgactttgtccgtgtggactacacaatttcaaacccctatttcacctctttgggttgaattttcaaaaatcctttcttaacggatgcctacgtcataatagctaaatgcatgccaaatttcagcccgatccgtccagtagtttgagctgtgcgttgatagatcagttagtcaccttttccttttatatatttaacttACCTGATCTTATCGAACTCGCAGTCTCCCTTCTTGAACGCGGCCCAGTCCTTGCAGCGCACGGCGGGGAACGCGTCCGGGTTGAGCACGGACTCGCTGTACAGCTCCCATGCGCGGGAGTGGGAGCACGTCTGCAGCACACAGTTGGGCTGCTCTGACCCGCTGTTCGGGTAGTAGTCCTTGTGACCTGAGGGAACGGGAGATTTTCAAACAAACGCtgaaaactcagagtcactcagcaaacaatggagagagctatgctttcTCTAAGTGATCAATTAATGAGAAATGAAAAGAGccgtaggagaatcagagtaaccgacgtagctcagcgggttgcgaaactgaagtggcaatggccgaaaaccgatagacttcagggtcccaaggtgctagaatggcgagcTCGCACCAGACAGCGCGGCGTTAGAACAAACCCCCCTCCACTAgctagacagacgacatcaaatgagttgcAAGGagtcgtgtggaagtctctacaagacctggacgtctatcggttgatgatgatgaccatgaCTCACCGATAGCATCCTTCAGGCCATACACTCCACCGTCGGTGTGAATGACGTCCACATACTGCGCGTCAGTGCGCTTGAGTCTTAACTCCGGGTCCACATGGCTGAAGCAGGGTCCGGCCGGGTCCAGCGCGGTCATGCGGCCGATCTTCTGGCCCGTCAGCCGCGTGAACTCCTTGCAGGTGAAGCCGCCGATGTGTGATCCGAGGCTGTGCCCCACTATGTGTATGCGCTCTGGGTCTTGACCATCTGGGGGTTAAAGAGTACTTATGTAAATTCGTGGCCAGCGTATTCTTTGTCTACCTCGTTACTTAGCTTACCTGCGTGGATCAGTGTCCTCtatttaaggtgacgctggatgcacgtccgaactgctcggcccacgtgggtaacctgtatgctatttcacctaacattgtgatagaaagagatagactcagtgatgagcagtgtagcgagtgcatgcgctcacactagcgtccggatatattgatgatggcacacagatagttggacagatgtcaccgatgaatttttgtaaatatatgatttatgaaggaactacttatttcaattattattgtataagattttatggaagagcggggtcgcctgccacgagtactcgtagcaatactaaaacagttactgggatggtcccaattactacgcactatgtgaaatgttttacctactgaaaaaaatattttttaattttttttgaatgataatgattacctacttatcttttgatgaatactataaaatctcacttacatacatactattaggtaactactgcctcagcgtgtataaacaactcgtatatattatagaaatccatacttctatgaagtgtctgtctgtaatttcgaaataactaccgcaagctcataatattgttatttgaactgtaccataacagctgaatcaaacgtttttaaaaactgtctgtctgtctgtctgtttgaacgggctaatcttcggaacggcagaacctattttgacgggacttttacagacaagtagaggattaacaaaggatacttttttaaccgagttttaaaaaaggagttgtgtttttacctatgtacacagaaatctccgagatttctggaccgatttgggttttttttaattgataaagaaactttgcaacattgtcctatataaatgtcattttatataggacacacaggatttcaactcctcaatcctgatgctgcaggggacatgaccaccaaaacttatgggattttgaaactgtcggttataaattgatattggaggtaggtacctatatctaccaagtaaagactttatcattgaactcgaagacccacttctcgaccctgatgctgtacctaaggaattgcattgctaaatcgtggtgatcccacggaattttaaatgaatcatcgcccacgcccgttcggtaccctcattccgcacattgttttgattagtcagtccaccaatcacaacaaagcattctcccctgtccccgccaacattttacgattttgttttcatgtaaaaccttgtatatgcgtactctaggagttgaattctctgtgctggcggattacctattaggaacacatgattacacattcgtttgtctgtgaaaataactttgttgcctacacttatctattagtagcgactaaaaactatatatactatctacttgtgtatacaaaagtcaaaataaattccactttgatctcaaaaatgaaaattttatttttataagtaggaagtaggtacaattcaatttccctctaaaagcccactacacataaacacaatatgtatcattttctgtttcaacagtcacattagatgtatcattcgacgcagaactattgaagctctccatttcatttctggaattaataaacatacaatcaacataattatatgagtattatatagaatgtatgcaaaaaacatagcataacaacttacaagtatggtatggtagacctttcaatatttagtacagaattgaatgttgcagcatcatgttggatttcagtggtacgtatattgggcacattcattttattttccttgtttcttctaaaaggaatgtcttgagtcactaaaatacaacataattcagcattgacaaatctgacaacaaatagtaaatctctatattataaaaatgaatcgctgaatgtgttgctgatcgcaaatctcgagaacagctgcaccgatttcgctaattatttttgataatattccttgaagtacggggatggttcttatggagagaattttttttaaaagtcctgaaaaagaatcgactgtaggcggtgcgaagttcgtcggggcagctagtaacataatattatattatcctaatcctaatctaaatatataaaagaaaaaggtgactgactgactgactgactgactgactgactgactgatcaacgcacagctcaaaatactggacggatcgtgctgaaatttggcatgcagatagctattatgacgcaggcatccactaagaagggatttttgaaaattcaactctggagggggtgaaataggggttcgaaattttgtgtagcccacgcggacgaagtcgcgagcataagctagtctataatataaaaatgaatcactaaatgtcatcgcaaatctcgagaacagctgaaccgatttcgctaattcttttttaaattaggtattccttgaagtacgaggatggttcttacgagagaaaaatttaaaaaatttgaatcgactgttaggccgtaggcggaacgaagttcgccagggcagctagtggaattataaatgtgaaagtgtagatgtttggatgtttgttactcaatcacgcaaaaaaggctgacggatttgaatgaaatttagaattcttaactggaaaacacataggctactttttatcccggaaaatcaaagagttcccgcgggattttgaaaaatgtgaatccacgcggacgaagtcgcgagcattagctaatatctaaataatatcaacttacaaacacagtgtcaaattttcagaagctggctctaaatggtacggtgtgatagcatcataatctaattcaattcgatttttttgctttgtcgtttccttgtcaaagaaaatcctgtgatccactaaaatagaagtataatatataagtatttattaaaaataaataaatgtcatcatcaaattcaccatcctggagaaccttgaaaacgacactcgcgtctatttttataaaaagtgctggcccgccatcttagattaaaaaattaatgtcattatcaaaaccagcatcctggaaaacctgaaaacgacaccatttcttttttgtgaaaagtgcatgtctgctatttggatttgaaaataaatgtcattatcaaattcagcatccggaaaagtacatattcagtcaaataaattcccgtcgagtcacattgttactcacgtcgggtgtgactcacgggaataacccgaa
The DNA window shown above is from Maniola hyperantus chromosome 1, iAphHyp1.2, whole genome shotgun sequence and carries:
- the LOC117985759 gene encoding uncharacterized protein gives rise to the protein MTMAGVSFSMKYALASILAMLCIAALIQESNARPPWLSPGSGIFTESAECHTDDELLDLCQRCAKLTKSRLAYPACCSTDLQARKWCSDYVYFGRGAYDFYLI
- the LOC138402408 gene encoding pancreatic lipase-related protein 3-like, with the protein product MLGEIAYRLPTWAEQFGHGQDPERIHIVGHSLGSHIGGFTCKEFTRLTGQKIGRMTALDPAGPCFSHVDPELRLKRTDAQYVDVIHTDGGVYGLKDAIGHKDYYPNSGSEQPNCVLQTCSHSRAWELYSESVLNPDAFPAVRCKDWAAFKKGDCEFDKISYMGSPSKPGDTGVYFLQTAPDYPFGRGLNGTKYRNTEGILKNVVNLAG